The window GGGTGGAAACAATAAGTAAAATACTTTAAAAATAAAACAGTTCACTATTATTGTTTTTATTGAATCAATTTCATAAAAGAGAACTGAGTTGTGAAATCCGAACAAGTTGATTTCCACTCCAGGCGGACGCTTTCCGTGGGCACGGCTTCAATCTCCTCGGGCCAACAGGATGTTGGTTACGAAGGCGTTGCGATCGCGTGGTGGCGGGCTTAGCCTTTGTCCCTCTTAAACGTTCTTGCGGGGCTGTCAGCTCGTGCACCTGTCGCTTCACTTTCGGTGCAGAAAACATTTGCTGTTCCCACTGGAGTCGTCGCCTTGCGCTTCAATCAACAAAATCCACATAATATAAACCGATAATTGAATGACAAATAATATAATTGTTCGGTTTTATTATTGAAATAGTAATAATGATTTCGGTTATATTATTTAAAATTTCAAACAATTCGTTGCTTATTATATGAAACTATAATATGATTTAAGAAAACAGTTTAGATACATGTAAAATACATGTATCTAAACTACTTCATAGAGGTGCTGAGAACATGAAAGTAGCGAAAATTGGAATTCTTTTTGATGACAAAGAGGCGGAGTTAAATTGGTTAGAAGGACAGAATATTTTTGGAAGCTATTTATTTGAAATTCTTGATCATCTAAGGCTTCCGTATAAAAAAGTAAAAGTGATGGATGAGTATGATTCATTTGATGTACTAATCGTCAGTCATTCAAGTGATAGTGAAGAGGCGAGCACCAAAATATTAGCATATGCAAACGCTGGAGGGACAGTGATTTCCTACGGTGGATTGAACGCTATTCAAAGCAAATTAGGTTTTTCCAATATGTTTGTGCCTCAAAAGGGATATGCGGATTTATCTGCCTTCTTAAACCACCAGACACCTTTACGTTTTCTATGTGCTGAGCCTTGGACGCAGAAAAACGATGTAGACGTAACGGAATTGGGTTCCGTAGCTGATGAGGCAAAAACATGGCAAGGAGCATCGGCATTACAACAGATTAAATATGGTTCTGGAACAATTGAACGCTGGTCTATTGGGATTCCTCAAACGATAGTTGGGCTGCAACAGGGAACGAAGCCTGTTGTGGAGGATGGAGCACCAGCTCCGGATGGTTCGGCAAATTTAGATGAGGGAATTTTAAAGGCGGAGGACGGTTTTGAACTGGATTGGGTTTTGGATAGGGCATATACAGAGACAGGAATGCCATATTTCCCACATCCATATGCTGACTTATGGAAAGAAGTAATAATGGAACATCTTTTAAAAATAGTGCTAGACAAAGGCTTAACTCTTCCATTCTTAGATTATTGGCCAGCTGACGTACAACATGTTGCGATGATTTCCCATGACAGTGATTTAAATGTGGATGAATCAGCGCAAATCACTTTAGAAACTTTGAAGGTGGAAAATGTTCAGACTACCTGGTGCATGATTGCGCCCGGTTACAGTACCTCGATATATGACCAGATAAAAAAGGATGGTCATGAAATTGCCCTCCATTATAATGCACTAGAACAGGATGAGGGAGTTTGGTCCGAGGAAGCTTTTCAAACGCAATTAGCATGGGTAGAAAAAGCGACGAATACAGACCATACTATATCTAATAAAAATCACTATACTCGTTTTGAGGGTTGGGGAGAGTTATACACTTGGTGTGAAAACAATGGAATACAAGTGGATCAGTCGAGAGGTCCAAGTAAAAAAGGGAATATTGGTTTTTTATTTGGCACATGTCACCCCTATTTCCCGATTGCTTGGGCAGATGAAAAAAATAGATTATATGACGTTTTAGAAATTGGTTTCTTAACTCAGGATTTAAATCACAATACATTATCAGATGTGAGTGTCATTCAGCCGTTCTTAGATGGAGTGAAGCGCGTGAATGGAGTAGCGCATTTTCTGTTCCATCAATACCATATTTACCACCAACCAAAAGTAAGAGAAGCCATTGTTCAGTTAATAACGACTGCTAAAGGTCAGGGGTTTACCTTCTGGACTAGTAAACAAATCAATGATTGGGAACGCGCACGTCGTAGGGTAACAATTGATGGTATTAGTTATTCTGGAACTATAAAGTTAACTGCCCTGGATGAAGAGAGTGATTTTGTGATACTAATTCCAGTTGCCGAAAACGATGCAGACGATGCAATAGTCAAGAGATTTGGTATTAGCTGTAAGGAAGTTAAAATGAAAAGATCCTAATATGGGGGACTTAAAATGGGAGAAAATCTACTAGCAATAAATGGCGGCACTAAGGTGAAAACGACCGCTTTTGGCACAGGACAACGCTTTGGATTAGAAGAGGCAAAAGAATTATTAGAGGCCATTGAGCAAAATACATTATTCTATCACTTTGGCAATAAAGTAAAGCAGTTTTTACAGGATTTTAATGATCTTTATAAGGTTAAATATAGTGTTGCTACTTCGTCTGGGACTGCAGCACTACATGTCGCACTTGGAGCAGCTGGTGTTACGGTTGGAGATGAAGTTATTACAAGTCCTATTACAGACCAAGGGACAGTGGTAGGAATTCTCTATCAAAATGCTATTCCAATTTTTGCTGATTTGGATCCCCATAGTTATACGTTAACTGCTAAATCAATCGAAGAAAAAATTACCGCTAAGACGAAGGCAATAATCGTTGTTCATCTAGCGGGTAATCCTTGCGATATGGATCCAATTATGGAACTTGCAAAAAAATATAACCTTAAGGTTATAGAGGATTGTGCTCAAAGTTATTTAACGACTTACAAAGGACGACTAACGGGGACAATTGGGGATTACGGTTGTTTTAGTACAAATGATTTTAAGCATATTTCTACTGGTGATGGAGGAATCGTGATCGTAAACTCAAGTGAAGAATCAGATTATTTTACTACTCATGCATTTGCAGATAAAAATTATCGAAGACAAGAAGAAGCAGTGGTGAAGGATTTAGAATACTTAGCGCCGAATTATCGTATGACAGAGCTACAGGGTGCCGTTGGGATTGCTCAGCTAAAAAAGCTTAACTGGATCTGTACAAGACGCAACGAGTTAGGGGAAAGATTAAGGCAAGGGCTCAGTACTATTAAAGGGATCAATCCGATGAAAATTACCGAAGAAGGCTGGTGTAGCTACTGGTTTTATATGCTCACCTTAAATTTGGAACAGTTTTCCTGTTCAAGAGAGGAATTATCGGAAGCTTTAGCAGCAGAAGGAATTCCAAACCAGCCTGGTTATATTCCGAAGGTGTTATATGCACAGCCACTATTTCAAAACAAACAGGCGTATATGAATAGCCATTATCCATTTGATCTTGGATCTTATGATTATTCTATAGGAAG is drawn from Psychrobacillus sp. INOP01 and contains these coding sequences:
- a CDS encoding DegT/DnrJ/EryC1/StrS aminotransferase family protein; amino-acid sequence: MGENLLAINGGTKVKTTAFGTGQRFGLEEAKELLEAIEQNTLFYHFGNKVKQFLQDFNDLYKVKYSVATSSGTAALHVALGAAGVTVGDEVITSPITDQGTVVGILYQNAIPIFADLDPHSYTLTAKSIEEKITAKTKAIIVVHLAGNPCDMDPIMELAKKYNLKVIEDCAQSYLTTYKGRLTGTIGDYGCFSTNDFKHISTGDGGIVIVNSSEESDYFTTHAFADKNYRRQEEAVVKDLEYLAPNYRMTELQGAVGIAQLKKLNWICTRRNELGERLRQGLSTIKGINPMKITEEGWCSYWFYMLTLNLEQFSCSREELSEALAAEGIPNQPGYIPKVLYAQPLFQNKQAYMNSHYPFDLGSYDYSIGSCPNAENILETAIRLNINEFYTDQDIEDMIVAIEKVAFYYSK